The nucleotide window TGAATATGACGAATGTGCTGCACATGCAGTTATATGGTTTATCTGACTTAATCATAATCGTCGCGGCTCCCTGGAGTGGCGGCTATTGTGGTTTTTTTAACATGTCAGTGTGCAGGAAGTAGGGGGTGTGAGTCGGTTCTAAATGTATGGCTGATGTACAATTGTGATAAAATAAAGAGGTCCAATTAAACATTAAATTATACATATAAATTTTATATTGAAAGGGGCTATCGCCTGATGAACATGGAAGAGGTTATGCAAGAGCTTGAGGCGCTCGGCAAAAAACGAACGAAAAAAATCTATATCTCCAATGGTGCGCATGAACCGCTATTTGGCGTAGCAACCGGGGCGATGAAACCTATCGCGAAGCGGATCAAAAAGGATCAACCTTTGGCGGAGCAATTATACGCGACGGGGAATTATGATGCGATGTACTTTGCGGGCGTGATTGCCGATCCCAAAGTGATGACGCCAGCCGATTTCGATCGTTGGATTGATGCAGCGTATTTTTACATGATCTCTGACTTCATCGTTGCTGTGACGTTAGCCGAGACAGACATTGCGCAAGAGGTTGCCGATGCGTGGATTGCTAGTGGGGATGAACTGAGAATGTCAGCGGGATGGAGCTGTTACTGCTGGCTGCTTGGAAGCCGAAAGGATGCTGAGTTTGCCGAAAATAAAATGATGGAGATGCTGGAACAGGTGAAAAAGACCATTCACCAATCTCCGGAACGAACGAAATATTCGATGAACAATTTCCTATATACTGTCGCTACATCCTATCAACCTTTGCACGATCTGGCGGTAGAGACGGCCAAGGCCGTTGGCCCTGTTGAAGTAAATAAGGACAAGCCCAAGAGCAAGCTGCTGAATGCCTACGAGAATATCCAAAAGGCAGTGGATGCAGGGCGGACGGGGTTCAAGCGCAAATATGTAAGGTGTTAGCGACGAGGAGCGTTCACGTTAACACCAGTGTAGACAGGAGTGACTTTGTACGTTTAGGATTTTCTAAAAGAAAATACAATCCAATAGACCGTTACCTTTTTGGGGGACGGTCTATTTGTGTTTATTAGGCGGTGGAACTACAGATCAATGAACCAAAGGTGAAAATATGTATCTTTGCTTCAGTCACTTTCACAGAAGTATACTCTCTAGTACTATTCCTTAATTCTGATGATAGGGTCTTGGTCGTGAAAAGCGATACATACTGCGAGTGAACTTTCATCGGAGAGTACCTGATATGCTTTTGCATATGATATTACTGTTCTTGCTATTAAGTAAATGGTTGAACCGACTGCAGTTTCATTAATGTCGAATCCATCTATTTCATAAATATCAGCAAATTCTTTTAAGCGTGGACCTTGCAAATCCTCATTCCAATTGCTCGCCCAATCATCATTGTTATCTTCTAATACACTGTATTCCTTACAAATGAAGAAGGTACTATCCCAGTTATTATCCAAATCGTATTCAAAATAGATTGCACGGGCTGTTTGTTTTTGAGCCATTTTTATTGATTGTTTAAGGCATAGCTTTAAATCATTTACATATTCATTTAAGCCTAATTGCTTAATCGAATCAGCTCGGTTAGGTCCAGCTAACGTAGAACAAATATTGAAATACTTCTCTTCAATTTCTTCAAGATTTTTTCTTCGTATATCTACTTGTAATTCATTCAAATGATCGAAAATGTCCATAGTCATGCCTCCTATAAGGAAAATTATGTTCCATGGTTGAGGGCTTTATACAATTGTTCTTCGTAAGCTTTCACACTATCGCTATCAACATCTGCTACACCTGTAAATACATTTTTGGTGTTGTGATAAAAAGCAAGAGCGAAGTCCCTGACGACGTGAACATCGTGATGTTCTAACACAATCGATTGAAACAGATTGCTTAACATATATTCAGCATTCGAGCCGTCTTTTAGATAATTGAAACTCATAAATTCTTGAAGAACATGATACTTAAATTCTTCGAGTTCTTCAGTAGTAGGATTGTATTCCCGAGCAAGCTTTTCTGTTGCTTCGACTTTTTCTGTAGGTGATTGATCGCTTCTAGCTAGTTCGTTAATCGATGTCTGCCAATCTATTGCTGCTTGCTCCGTCTGTTCGACGGCATCAGATGTAGATGCTTCCTCTGTTACCACATCTGTATTCTCAATCTGTGATACTACTGTACTGACTTGTTTAGTTTCCTCTGTTTTGGTCACAGTGCACGCACTTAATAGAGAGGACAACACAAGAACTGATAAAATTAGTATTGATTTCTTCACAATATTTCCTCCATTGGTATGTAATCTTAGTTAGTCTACCAGACTGAAGGTTATGTTACTATGTTCAGTTAAAATCGTATTCAAAAAATGGATAGTGATCGTAAGGGGGAAATACCATAGATTGTTTCTCATTAATCGTCATCATTATATGATATAATTTCTCACTGAGAGTACAGAAGTGGAGAGCAAGAACGGCTTGATCCAGCTACTCCATAGCTGCGCCCATTTGTGACCTACTGCTCAGATGAAGACTTCCAAGGGAGCACTGGCTTTTAGGATATAGAGCTGCACGCAGATAAAATTATATATTGTGGGAGTTGTCTAACGAATCATGAATAAAAAAGAAGTCGCGCATATACGCAAGCAGTTTAAACTCGATCACGATCTACTGAATATTTACGATATTCTCAACGTGTATATTACGAAGGAAACCAATGAGGTGTATCACTGGGAGCGTCATCCGTTCGAACTGGTGGACAGAGAGAAGCAGGAGCTGTACATGGGCAATTTCAAAAAATTGCTGACAGGTGATTTGGATCAAAAGTTGTTCGAACTGAAGTTCCAGGAAGCGGCGGAGGACCCGGCACAGGTATTGCTTCACCAGGCTCTGGTAACGGGTGATCCGGATGAATGGCAGGATCTGATGCTGCTGCTCGTGGATCGAATGTTGGTGGATACGAAGTTTGAGCGAGACATGGTAGCTACATTCGTGCGTGGACAGTATTATCTGCCGACCAAGGCTAGAAACGAAGCCACGGAGGAGAGTGAGAAGAACGAGGTGTTCGCCCATCCGTTCATTCTGTGCAGCGTGAATTCCACGGAGAAGCAGCGGAAGACGCTCTTGTTTGATTACGTGGAGAGAGAATTCAAATACAACATTATTGTCGATCCGATTATCAAATTAAGCACGCCAGAGCAAGGGTTCCTGTACCCTAGCGTGACGGACAACTACTCCGATGTGAACCGTGTTCTATATTGTACAGGGAAATCCAATTTCCCGGATCCGCATTTTGTTGAAAATGTATTGAATGGAGAAAGATCCGTAACCGCACTGGAAGAACGGGCGATCTTCGAAGATATCGTCAAGGAAGTGGCCGGTGAACAGCTCGATTCAGCCACCATTGCTCATGTGTACGAGGAGATCAACCGAGTCATTGAAATTAACGAAGAGTCCCATGAGGAAGAACCTCCGAAACTGGATTATAAAGATCTGGAACGTGTACTGACCGCAAGCGGTATAGAGGATCTGACGACGGAGAAAGTGGAACGTGCCTTCGAAACGATTGTGGACAACAAGAATTATGAAATGAAGGCGACTAGTGTTATGCCGAAGTTCACGTCCAAGTCTATTAAGATTGAAACCAAGGTTGCTACGATTTCGGTTAGCCCGCAAGACCTGAGATATGTGAAACAGGTGAACTATCAAGGCAGACGTTGTATCATGATTGAAGTGGACGAAGATGTCGTGATTGAAGGGTTTACCCTTAATACAGAAAAACTTATAAATGAATGATTGATTCTAGACCAGGATGATGTAAAATCATCGGACAAGGACGAATGAGCGTCCAACTATTGCAAATAGCCCAAGCCTAAAGCAAGACTTAACTGCTCCCTGTCATAGTAGATCGTATAAGACTATGATGGAGCA belongs to Paenibacillus sp. FSL H8-0079 and includes:
- a CDS encoding DNA alkylation repair protein, with translation MNMEEVMQELEALGKKRTKKIYISNGAHEPLFGVATGAMKPIAKRIKKDQPLAEQLYATGNYDAMYFAGVIADPKVMTPADFDRWIDAAYFYMISDFIVAVTLAETDIAQEVADAWIASGDELRMSAGWSCYCWLLGSRKDAEFAENKMMEMLEQVKKTIHQSPERTKYSMNNFLYTVATSYQPLHDLAVETAKAVGPVEVNKDKPKSKLLNAYENIQKAVDAGRTGFKRKYVRC
- a CDS encoding DUF4317 domain-containing protein gives rise to the protein MNKKEVAHIRKQFKLDHDLLNIYDILNVYITKETNEVYHWERHPFELVDREKQELYMGNFKKLLTGDLDQKLFELKFQEAAEDPAQVLLHQALVTGDPDEWQDLMLLLVDRMLVDTKFERDMVATFVRGQYYLPTKARNEATEESEKNEVFAHPFILCSVNSTEKQRKTLLFDYVEREFKYNIIVDPIIKLSTPEQGFLYPSVTDNYSDVNRVLYCTGKSNFPDPHFVENVLNGERSVTALEERAIFEDIVKEVAGEQLDSATIAHVYEEINRVIEINEESHEEEPPKLDYKDLERVLTASGIEDLTTEKVERAFETIVDNKNYEMKATSVMPKFTSKSIKIETKVATISVSPQDLRYVKQVNYQGRRCIMIEVDEDVVIEGFTLNTEKLINE